The following is a genomic window from Deltaproteobacteria bacterium.
GCCCGATGGCCTGCGCGGTCCGCGTCACGTTGCCGCCGTTCTGGCGGAGGGCGCCCGCGATGAAGTCGCGCTCGAAGGCGGTGCGCGCGTCGCGCAGGGACGCGGCGGTGCTCGCCGGCGCGGCGCCGGCGGTTGCGAGCCCGCACGCCTGTGGGTCGGCGGCCGAGGCGTTCGGACCCGCGCCCACGCCCGTCGCGGCCACGACGTGCGGGGACAAGTGGTCGACGCCGATCGCTTCGCCGGGCTGCGCCAGCGCTACGGCGCGCTGGATCTCGTTGGCGAGCTCGCGGATGTTGCCCGGCCAGGCGTACTCGGCGAGGCGGCGCGTGCTCTCGAGCTCGATTCGCGGCACCTCGCGGCCGAGCTGCCGGCACGCCTCCCGCAGGAAGCGATCGACGAGCAGCGGCACGTCGTCGCGCCGCTCGCGAAGCGGCGGCAAGCGGATCGGGAACGCGGCGAGCCGGTAGAAGAGGTCTTCGCGGAACCCCTTCCGCGCCACCTCTTCGCGGAGGTTCCGGTTGGTCGCCGAGATCACCCGGACGTCGACGGCGCGCGGACGGGTGTCCCCGACCGGCACCACCTCGCCCTCCTGGAGAACCCGCAGGAGCTTCGCCTGCATGCCGGGCGGCATCTCTCCGACCTCGTCGAGGAAGACCGTCCCGCCCGAGGCGGCCTCGAAGAGCCCGCGCCGATCCTGGAGCGCACCGGTGAACGCGCCGCGGCGGTGGCCGAAGAGCTCGCTCTCGAGCAGGCTCTCCGAGAGCGCGGCGCAGTTGACCGCGATGAAGGGCCCGTCGGCGCGCGCGCTCGCGCGGTGGATGGCGCGCGCCGCGAGCTCCTTCCCCGTGCCGGTCTCGCCCTCGACCAGCACCGCGATCGGCGAGGTCGCCGCC
Proteins encoded in this region:
- a CDS encoding sigma 54-interacting transcriptional regulator, translated to MPDPPPAPADSARFRLLYDLGRAFAERVELDELMPLVLERCRTALAAEGATIFLADPGARELEVTYNAADAADVTAKLRSIRVAADRSIAGAVLRSGRAERIDDPSADPRFTGDVDRITGTVTRGILCAPLVTGRGAIGVLQVVNRVGGSFDDADLGFLAALAGSVAIAIENARMYARIRADEERLRTQVGALRRDLATRDAEREIVGTSPAMANVRRLMERAATSPIAVLVEGETGTGKELAARAIHRASARADGPFIAVNCAALSESLLESELFGHRRGAFTGALQDRRGLFEAASGGTVFLDEVGEMPPGMQAKLLRVLQEGEVVPVGDTRPRAVDVRVISATNRNLREEVARKGFREDLFYRLAAFPIRLPPLRERRDDVPLLVDRFLREACRQLGREVPRIELESTRRLAEYAWPGNIRELANEIQRAVALAQPGEAIGVDHLSPHVVAATGVGAGPNASAADPQACGLATAGAAPASTAASLRDARTAFERDFIAGALRQNGGNVTRTAQAIGLSRVMLQKKMKELDLRSS